The DNA window CGTAGTCGTCGGCGATTCCGGTAAAGTCCTCGATCAGCCCCAGGCGCGCCTGGCGGTACAGCCCCTCGGTGTCGCGGGCCTCGCACACCTCCAGGGGGCACTGCACCCACACCTCCACGAAGCGGCCGATCATCCGGCGGCACTCGTCGCGCGCCGCCCGGTTGGGCGAGATCGCGGTGGTGACCACGGCCACCCCGTTGCGGGTGAGCAGCTTGGCCACGTAGCCGATGCGCCGGACGTTGGCGATGCGGTCTTCGCGCGAAAAGCCCAGCCCGCGCGAGATGTTCTGCCGGAACTCGCCGCCGGCCAGCAGCTCGGTGGGGAGCCCCCGCCGCGCCAACTCCGCGGCCACCGCCTGGGCGATGGAGCCCTTCCCCGACCCCCGCAGCCCGGTGAGCCACACCGTGAACCCCTGCGCGCCCCCCGCGAACCCGCTCACAGCACCCCGATCATCGGCCAGTACAGCCAGGCGGCCAGCAGGAGCAGCCCCACCTGCAGCAGCGTCATCACGAGCCCCGCGCCCAGCATGTCGCGCATCCGCAGGTAGCCGCTGGAATAGGCGATGGTGTTGGGCGCCGAGCTGAAGGGAAAGGTGAAGTCCAGCCCGGCCGCCATGGAGCAGGTGAGCACGATGGCCACGGGGCTGATGGGAAGCTGGTCCGACATGCTGAAGGCCAGCGGAAGCATGACGGCCACGGCGGCGGCGTTGCTCATGAACTCGGTGAGCAGCACGGTGAGCAGCGCCAGCACCACGATGGCCACGGCCGGCGACACCTCGCGGGTGCCCACCATCCCCGAAACCAGCCATCGGGCCGCGCCGGTGCTTTCCACCGCCTGGCCCAGCGCGATGGCGCCGCCGTACATGAGCACGATCCCCCAGTGCACGTAGCCGTCCAGGTCCTGCC is part of the Longimicrobium sp. genome and encodes:
- the cysC gene encoding adenylyl-sulfate kinase — encoded protein: MSGFAGGAQGFTVWLTGLRGSGKGSIAQAVAAELARRGLPTELLAGGEFRQNISRGLGFSREDRIANVRRIGYVAKLLTRNGVAVVTTAISPNRAARDECRRMIGRFVEVWVQCPLEVCEARDTEGLYRQARLGLIEDFTGIADDYEPPEDPELVVHSERETAEQSAARIVRRLEELGYVPAERGGDPDEAMVKAQLKALQNR
- a CDS encoding SLC13 family permease, which produces RDTIHRSVRELGRMGSRQAVVAGIVGATVCAWVVLGGKVDLAAIALLAAALLFLVRSLEWQDLDGYVHWGIVLMYGGAIALGQAVESTGAARWLVSGMVGTREVSPAVAIVVLALLTVLLTEFMSNAAAVAVMLPLAFSMSDQLPISPVAIVLTCSMAAGLDFTFPFSSAPNTIAYSSGYLRMRDMLGAGLVMTLLQVGLLLLAAWLYWPMIGVL